A stretch of Metabacillus sp. FJAT-52054 DNA encodes these proteins:
- a CDS encoding amino acid ABC transporter permease, whose protein sequence is MDFIGAYSIGNINYLLAGLLNTLLMALIAIIFSFIIGSVLGILRYAKIPVVSQLVIVWVETIRNLPLLLIIFFTYFALPEVGIKLDVIVAAIVALIVFESAMLAEIVRSGLNSIEKGQIEASRASGLSWMQTMWHIILPQALRRMVPPIVSQFISLLKDTSLAVVIAMPELLHNAQIINGKNVNYLIPIFLLTALLYFAVNYTLSIVARRLENKERSSKKTTGKTILRQDKAGGEAI, encoded by the coding sequence ATGGATTTTATCGGAGCCTATTCAATCGGAAACATAAACTATTTGCTCGCAGGCCTTCTCAACACACTGCTCATGGCCTTGATTGCAATCATATTCAGCTTTATAATCGGCAGCGTGCTCGGCATTCTGAGATATGCTAAAATTCCTGTTGTTTCACAGCTCGTTATTGTTTGGGTTGAAACGATCCGGAATCTGCCGCTGCTGCTCATTATTTTCTTTACGTATTTTGCGCTGCCGGAAGTGGGAATTAAGCTTGATGTTATTGTTGCGGCGATCGTTGCTTTAATTGTTTTTGAATCGGCCATGCTGGCGGAAATTGTCAGAAGCGGATTGAATTCAATTGAAAAAGGGCAAATTGAAGCATCAAGGGCTTCGGGTTTAAGCTGGATGCAAACTATGTGGCATATCATTCTTCCTCAAGCGCTGAGAAGAATGGTTCCCCCTATTGTGAGCCAGTTCATTTCTCTGTTAAAGGATACGTCTCTTGCGGTGGTCATAGCCATGCCAGAGCTTCTCCATAACGCTCAGATTATTAATGGGAAAAATGTGAACTACTTGATTCCAATTTTCCTTCTTACAGCCCTATTGTATTTTGCCGTTAATTACACCTTATCCATTGTGGCAAGGAGGCTGGAAAACAAAGAGCGGTCAAGTAAAAAGACAACGGGAAAAACAATCCTTCGTCAAGATAAAGCTGGCGGGGAAGCGATCTAG
- a CDS encoding helix-turn-helix domain-containing protein, which translates to MWKNKFFRTLLYSFCFIILIYSVGTLAVYYSKNMEISRVERSSSQKLLLQQAQDMMDQRIQVALNGMIQLETSEAFKDYTDLARSDLKYYHMGRVLQEIQRNKTAFSNYDYDIALMLQDDSTVITSSYTMSADNFFKELSMTNEAKRKFEAFAKDSSWSSYFETITLTGTEHSDTLTLVKKYRVSTAKTVLFFLSFKKMNLLPEAFENQDDALMIVSGTEVFSLDQKKKEGLILKGNVTKEINRKNEQIPAYYKFEEDGYIIHSIGSKSLKGLSYVYITPKIAPQTDQNSQWLAAALIPALLLLAGILMACVLIWNTYKPVHKMVAALKEEYPMKAGEDEFVFVQATALRMKEVNHELTNVIKQSEVPLKMKFLWDVLHGIAAEKVILKGISQFRMSQYEERTVVSIIEFDYSSVRLLNEGRTKLGRQAVKLLEDVLGEGIPFEMVELAPGKSALITASLSVSTLKEKLSAALMIVDREISQYITVSIGQEVKSLYELDQSFQQASEVLENRLSMEKKQILSWDDLSLKQKRSFFYPLEVEKELIHYFVQGKKEEAFQILNRILEENLEEKNLDKAALSQFVFAMAGTVNRIVQSSARVPGDEMLHLEMSAIRDRETLKGEIVKTFTSASDRISSALPGPSAASRIVRYIQGHYSKDLSLQDLSEHFQLTPSYISTIFKEYTGENYKEYLNRFRIEKAKELLAGKNMKVNEAARLVGYNNVNTFIRIFKKYVGLSPGQYEKTD; encoded by the coding sequence ATGTGGAAAAATAAATTCTTCCGGACTCTTTTATATTCATTTTGCTTCATTATCTTAATTTATTCCGTGGGCACTCTTGCTGTCTATTATTCGAAAAATATGGAAATCAGCCGGGTCGAGCGAAGCAGCAGCCAAAAACTGCTTTTGCAGCAGGCCCAGGATATGATGGATCAGCGAATTCAAGTGGCTCTTAATGGAATGATTCAGCTGGAAACGAGTGAAGCCTTCAAAGATTATACGGATCTCGCCCGCTCTGACTTAAAGTATTATCACATGGGGAGGGTCCTTCAGGAGATTCAGCGAAATAAAACCGCTTTTTCTAACTATGACTATGATATAGCTCTAATGCTGCAGGATGACAGTACCGTGATAACCTCCAGCTATACGATGTCTGCGGACAATTTTTTCAAAGAGCTTTCTATGACGAATGAAGCTAAGCGAAAGTTTGAAGCTTTTGCTAAGGATTCGAGCTGGTCAAGCTACTTTGAAACCATTACGCTAACAGGAACGGAACATTCCGATACTCTTACATTAGTAAAAAAATATCGGGTAAGCACCGCTAAAACCGTCCTGTTTTTTCTCTCTTTTAAGAAAATGAATTTGCTCCCCGAAGCATTTGAAAACCAGGATGATGCACTGATGATCGTTTCAGGGACAGAAGTGTTTTCGCTGGATCAAAAGAAGAAGGAAGGACTGATTTTAAAGGGGAACGTTACAAAAGAAATTAATCGCAAAAATGAGCAGATTCCCGCTTATTACAAATTTGAGGAAGATGGCTATATTATACACTCCATTGGATCCAAAAGCCTCAAGGGTCTTAGCTATGTGTATATCACACCTAAGATTGCACCGCAAACTGATCAAAATAGCCAATGGCTCGCAGCTGCCCTTATTCCTGCACTTTTACTTCTTGCGGGAATCCTGATGGCTTGTGTTCTCATTTGGAATACGTATAAGCCGGTTCATAAAATGGTTGCAGCATTAAAAGAGGAGTATCCGATGAAGGCAGGAGAAGATGAATTTGTCTTTGTTCAGGCAACGGCTCTGCGTATGAAAGAGGTTAATCATGAACTCACGAATGTGATCAAACAAAGTGAAGTTCCTCTTAAAATGAAATTTTTATGGGATGTGCTACATGGCATTGCTGCAGAAAAGGTCATTTTAAAAGGAATCAGCCAATTTCGAATGTCCCAATACGAGGAGAGGACGGTTGTATCGATTATCGAATTCGATTACAGCAGTGTCCGCTTGCTCAATGAAGGAAGAACAAAACTAGGCAGGCAGGCGGTTAAGCTGTTAGAGGATGTATTGGGGGAGGGGATTCCATTTGAAATGGTCGAGCTTGCCCCGGGGAAATCCGCATTAATTACAGCAAGCCTTTCTGTTTCAACATTGAAAGAGAAGCTTTCTGCGGCTCTGATGATTGTAGACCGGGAAATCAGTCAATACATTACCGTTTCCATCGGACAGGAAGTAAAGAGCTTATATGAGCTGGACCAATCATTTCAGCAGGCGTCCGAGGTATTGGAAAACAGGCTTTCTATGGAAAAAAAGCAGATTTTAAGCTGGGATGATTTGTCTCTTAAACAAAAACGATCCTTTTTTTATCCGTTAGAGGTCGAAAAAGAACTCATTCATTATTTTGTTCAGGGTAAAAAGGAGGAAGCGTTTCAAATTCTGAATCGGATTCTTGAAGAAAATCTTGAAGAAAAGAATCTTGATAAAGCAGCACTCTCTCAGTTTGTCTTTGCTATGGCAGGAACCGTTAACCGAATTGTTCAGTCATCGGCAAGGGTGCCGGGGGATGAGATGCTGCATTTGGAGATGAGTGCCATTCGGGATCGGGAAACGCTGAAAGGTGAAATAGTGAAAACTTTCACAAGTGCTTCCGATCGAATCTCATCAGCCCTGCCAGGTCCATCGGCTGCGAGCCGGATTGTCCGGTATATCCAGGGGCACTACAGCAAAGACCTTTCCCTTCAGGATTTATCTGAACACTTTCAGCTAACTCCTAGTTATATCAGCACCATATTTAAAGAATATACCGGGGAAAATTATAAAGAGTATTTAAATCGTTTTCGAATTGAAAAGGCAAAGGAACTTCTTGCAGGAAAAAATATGAAAGTAAATGAGGCGGCAAGGCTGGTTGGCTATAACAATGTAAATACGTTTATCCGGATCTTTAAAAAATACGTAGGATTATCACCCGGGCAATATGAAAAAACAGACTAA
- a CDS encoding GNAT family N-acetyltransferase produces MEIRKLQNHEDAPIDLLLQADPSERQIRKYLERGSCFIALLSDSVIGECVLLPTRPGTAELVNIAVSAPHQGKGIGKKLVLHAIEQARLQGSHAIEIGTGNSSIDQIALYQKCGFRITGIDRDYFIRHYEEKIYENGIQCVDMVRLAMDL; encoded by the coding sequence TTGGAAATTCGCAAGCTGCAAAACCATGAAGATGCTCCAATCGATTTGCTATTACAAGCTGATCCATCTGAACGTCAAATAAGGAAATACCTTGAGCGAGGCAGCTGTTTTATAGCACTGCTTAGTGATTCAGTTATTGGGGAATGTGTTTTGCTTCCCACCAGACCGGGTACTGCCGAGCTTGTAAACATAGCTGTTTCGGCACCACACCAGGGGAAAGGAATTGGAAAAAAGCTTGTCCTCCATGCGATTGAGCAAGCTCGGCTGCAAGGATCTCACGCGATTGAAATCGGCACCGGAAATTCAAGTATTGACCAGATCGCTCTTTATCAGAAATGCGGATTCCGAATTACTGGAATAGACAGAGACTATTTCATCCGCCACTATGAAGAAAAAATTTATGAGAACGGGATTCAATGTGTGGATATGGTACGGCTGGCAATGGATTTATAA
- a CDS encoding ABC transporter permease subunit, with translation METPILERKSPEVKTVPAKIPFLLSVRNSLIRDRYLYLMLIPFILWYMIFQYKPMAGLQIAFKDYSLFKGIAESPWVGFDNFIRFFESEYFIRTLTNTALISIYGLVFGFPAPILLALLINEVKNKMFKNTVQTLTYLPHFISIVVITGIITNMLAPTNGLVNILIDKLGGEKTYFLTESEYFRTIFTSMNIWKDVGFNAIIYLAAMAGINPALYEASKMDGANRWRQMWHVTLPGILPTIIILFLIQIGAFLEVGYEAIILLYQPSTYETADVINTYVYRAGLQGGEYEIGAAAGLFNSIVGLILVVTANKLSKKFTENSLW, from the coding sequence TTGGAAACACCCATTTTAGAAAGGAAATCACCTGAAGTAAAAACTGTACCAGCCAAAATACCCTTTCTCCTGTCAGTAAGGAACAGTCTGATTCGGGATCGGTATCTGTATCTGATGCTGATTCCGTTTATTCTCTGGTACATGATCTTTCAGTATAAGCCGATGGCAGGACTGCAGATTGCATTTAAAGATTACAGTTTATTTAAAGGAATCGCGGAAAGCCCCTGGGTCGGTTTTGATAACTTTATCCGTTTTTTTGAAAGTGAGTATTTTATCCGGACTCTTACCAATACAGCACTGATCAGCATATATGGGCTTGTTTTCGGATTTCCGGCACCGATTTTACTTGCACTTCTCATCAATGAAGTAAAGAACAAAATGTTTAAAAATACGGTGCAGACACTCACCTATTTGCCGCACTTTATATCTATTGTGGTTATCACTGGGATCATCACCAACATGCTCGCCCCTACAAACGGGCTGGTTAACATTCTGATTGACAAGCTTGGCGGGGAGAAAACCTATTTTTTGACTGAATCCGAGTATTTCCGAACCATTTTTACAAGCATGAACATTTGGAAGGATGTAGGGTTCAACGCCATTATTTATCTGGCAGCGATGGCTGGGATTAATCCAGCCCTTTATGAAGCCTCCAAAATGGATGGAGCAAACCGCTGGCGGCAAATGTGGCATGTAACCCTTCCTGGAATTCTACCGACGATTATCATTTTGTTTCTTATCCAAATCGGTGCTTTTTTGGAAGTGGGATACGAAGCAATTATCCTTCTTTATCAGCCAAGTACTTATGAAACAGCAGACGTTATTAACACCTATGTCTATAGAGCGGGACTACAGGGCGGGGAATATGAGATTGGAGCTGCTGCGGGGTTATTTAACTCCATCGTTGGTCTCATCCTTGTAGTCACAGCCAACAAACTCAGCAAAAAATTCACAGAAAATAGTTTATGGTAG
- a CDS encoding YhgE/Pip domain-containing protein, giving the protein MKAIFSIYGNDLKRIAANWAALIMTAGLILLPSFYAWFNIKASWDPYGHTDQIKVAVTNLDEGSNLQGKGVNLGKEIVSTLRKNDAFDWQFVNRKKAINGVQHGDYYARMEIPDDFSRKIGTVVSDRPVQPEIIYSVNEKINPIAPKITGKGAETIIEQVSSNFVKEATKAIFEEFNKLGIKLEEELPTIQKLESLIFKLEGEFPEIKKILNTAAEDTDQSQRLVNEAQKQLPIAAGLSSKGMKVSESVQDVLNKSEKVFQNLPQVMKSDLGLLQDIFTSLEGTADEWADPNLNPATLEEAGKRLSAAAALSGALADVLDRLNAQAETSLLDVPIERLKEIQSESRQQEDLLKKLSAVTNQAKREKQAKELKNRLAGTRAKAGEMLNTFDSSIQPKIQEALNEAQKSADQADSILSEINSSIPDVQKILNDAEKGLALGGNKVGEFQKELPLLEKKIGKLASDIRAFKETNNINSLIELLQNDAEKESSFFSEPVKLKHERMFPIPNYGSALAPFYTVLSLWVGCVLLVSLLSVEIHENRRYRSMHVYFGRFLTFWTIGLFQALIASAGNVYILGVYAVHPGWLILFSLLISTIFMLIVYSLVSVFGNIGKAFAIIMLVLQLAGSGGTFPIQVTPPFFQAINPFLPFTYAISLLREAIGGILWDIVRMDAARIIIYGAAAILFGVFLKKPINKASEGFRRKLAESKLIH; this is encoded by the coding sequence ATGAAAGCAATTTTTTCTATTTACGGGAATGACCTTAAACGAATTGCAGCCAACTGGGCAGCCCTGATTATGACTGCCGGACTTATCCTTCTTCCAAGCTTTTATGCCTGGTTCAATATTAAAGCATCATGGGATCCCTATGGACATACGGATCAAATCAAAGTAGCGGTAACAAATTTAGATGAAGGGTCAAATCTTCAAGGGAAGGGCGTGAACCTAGGAAAGGAGATTGTTTCAACTTTACGAAAAAACGACGCCTTTGATTGGCAGTTCGTAAACAGGAAAAAAGCGATAAATGGGGTTCAGCATGGTGATTATTATGCCAGGATGGAAATTCCTGATGATTTTTCACGAAAAATCGGCACTGTCGTTTCTGACCGCCCAGTTCAGCCTGAGATTATCTATTCTGTGAACGAAAAGATCAATCCAATCGCTCCTAAAATTACTGGGAAAGGAGCAGAAACGATCATTGAACAGGTAAGCTCTAACTTTGTAAAGGAAGCGACGAAAGCTATTTTTGAAGAATTCAATAAGCTGGGGATCAAGCTCGAAGAAGAACTTCCAACCATTCAAAAGCTGGAATCGCTTATTTTTAAATTGGAGGGTGAATTTCCGGAGATTAAAAAAATCCTGAATACAGCAGCAGAAGACACGGATCAGTCACAGCGATTAGTGAATGAAGCGCAAAAACAGCTTCCTATCGCAGCAGGTCTGTCTTCAAAAGGAATGAAGGTTTCAGAATCTGTTCAAGACGTTTTGAATAAAAGCGAGAAAGTTTTTCAAAACCTGCCGCAAGTGATGAAAAGTGATTTAGGCTTGCTGCAGGATATATTTACATCATTAGAAGGAACAGCAGATGAATGGGCAGATCCAAATCTCAATCCCGCAACACTGGAAGAGGCGGGAAAAAGACTTTCTGCAGCAGCGGCATTGTCAGGTGCACTCGCTGACGTTCTAGACAGGCTAAACGCGCAGGCGGAAACATCTCTACTTGATGTACCAATTGAACGTTTAAAAGAGATTCAGTCAGAGAGCAGGCAGCAGGAGGATCTTTTGAAAAAGCTTTCCGCTGTTACAAATCAGGCGAAGAGAGAAAAGCAGGCAAAAGAGCTCAAAAACCGGTTAGCCGGTACTCGTGCAAAAGCGGGTGAAATGCTTAATACATTCGATTCGTCCATTCAGCCGAAAATTCAAGAAGCGTTAAATGAGGCCCAGAAATCTGCGGATCAGGCTGACTCCATTTTGTCTGAGATCAACAGCAGCATACCGGACGTTCAGAAGATATTGAATGATGCAGAGAAGGGTCTGGCGCTGGGCGGGAACAAAGTAGGGGAATTTCAGAAAGAGCTGCCGCTTCTTGAAAAGAAAATCGGAAAACTCGCAAGTGATATTCGAGCGTTTAAAGAGACAAATAATATCAACAGCCTCATTGAATTGCTCCAGAATGACGCAGAAAAGGAAAGCAGCTTTTTCTCTGAGCCCGTAAAACTAAAGCATGAGCGGATGTTTCCCATCCCGAATTACGGTTCAGCTCTGGCACCCTTTTATACCGTTCTTTCCTTATGGGTCGGCTGCGTTCTACTCGTTTCCCTACTGTCAGTTGAAATACATGAAAATCGCCGTTACAGGAGCATGCACGTTTACTTTGGCCGTTTTCTAACATTCTGGACAATTGGATTATTCCAGGCATTAATTGCTTCAGCGGGAAATGTGTATATACTCGGGGTATATGCGGTCCATCCTGGATGGCTGATTCTTTTTTCTCTATTGATCAGTACCATATTCATGCTGATCGTTTACTCCCTTGTTTCAGTTTTTGGAAATATTGGAAAGGCGTTCGCCATCATCATGCTTGTCCTGCAGCTTGCGGGTTCAGGAGGGACATTTCCCATTCAGGTTACCCCGCCTTTCTTCCAGGCAATCAATCCTTTCCTTCCGTTCACTTACGCAATCAGTTTGCTTCGGGAGGCAATCGGAGGAATCTTATGGGACATCGTTAGAATGGATGCAGCCAGAATTATTATATATGGCGCAGCAGCCATATTGTTCGGTGTATTCCTGAAAAAACCGATTAATAAGGCATCGGAGGGATTTAGAAGGAAATTGGCGGAGTCGAAATTGATTCATTAA
- a CDS encoding IS110 family transposase encodes MQDTIKYVGLDVSKENIAVAVAEEGREAPRYWGVIPHTPEAVKKLMKKLGSPKSLRVCYEAGPTGYPLYRLLLTLNIHCSVIAPTLIPKRPGDRIKTDRRDSVRLAQLYRAGELTSVYVPTPEDEALRDLVRCREDVKEDELRVKHRLSKFLLRNDIKPPAGVNKWTNKYFRWLDTLHFENSSLRVTFQEYYYQLKEIGQRLLRLEEEIRVHSNEGVHARKIQALQCLRGVALVTASSVVAEIGSFKRFPTPNHFMGYVGLIPSEYSSGESRRQGNITKTGNRHVRRLLVEAAWSYRYKPAVKGELARRQSGQSPTIQAISWKAQNRLHQKYYRLLSRGKESSKAITAVARELAGFIWAVMQEVEDVPES; translated from the coding sequence ATGCAGGATACCATTAAATACGTAGGTTTAGACGTATCAAAAGAAAATATTGCCGTTGCGGTCGCAGAAGAAGGACGGGAAGCACCGAGATACTGGGGGGTCATTCCTCATACGCCTGAAGCCGTAAAAAAATTGATGAAGAAGCTGGGCAGCCCAAAGTCCCTTCGTGTCTGTTATGAAGCCGGTCCTACCGGATATCCGTTATACAGACTATTACTAACATTGAACATTCATTGTTCAGTGATTGCCCCAACTCTTATTCCGAAAAGGCCTGGAGATCGAATTAAAACCGATCGCCGAGACTCTGTTCGTCTGGCTCAATTATATCGGGCTGGGGAGTTAACGTCCGTTTATGTTCCTACTCCAGAAGACGAAGCCCTTCGGGATCTGGTACGTTGCCGGGAAGATGTGAAAGAGGATGAGTTAAGGGTGAAACACCGGTTAAGCAAATTTTTACTACGCAACGATATTAAGCCACCGGCAGGTGTAAATAAGTGGACCAACAAGTACTTCAGATGGCTGGATACCCTTCATTTTGAGAATTCTTCTTTGCGGGTTACGTTTCAGGAGTACTATTATCAGCTTAAAGAAATCGGTCAAAGACTCTTAAGGCTGGAAGAAGAAATTCGGGTTCACTCAAATGAAGGGGTACATGCCCGGAAAATTCAGGCCCTCCAATGTTTGAGAGGTGTTGCCCTTGTCACCGCCTCGAGTGTTGTGGCAGAAATAGGTTCGTTTAAACGATTCCCAACCCCTAATCACTTCATGGGGTATGTCGGGTTGATTCCAAGCGAATATTCGAGTGGAGAAAGCAGACGGCAAGGAAATATAACCAAGACAGGAAATCGGCATGTACGACGGTTATTGGTCGAAGCCGCTTGGAGTTACCGATATAAGCCTGCGGTTAAAGGAGAATTGGCACGAAGACAAAGTGGACAATCTCCGACCATTCAGGCCATATCCTGGAAAGCACAAAATCGCCTTCATCAAAAGTATTACCGCTTACTATCCAGAGGAAAAGAGAGCAGTAAAGCCATAACAGCTGTAGCGAGAGAGTTAGCTGGGTTTATTTGGGCCGTGATGCAAGAAGTCGAAGATGTCCCAGAATCGTAA
- a CDS encoding MBL fold metallo-hydrolase — translation MSGHEEGAAPGVFCKTIQIVNVCLINDQFVNDTWFLVDAGMTGSSETIIEFTENHLPEGVKPKGIILTHGHFDHVGAIIELVEHWNIPVYAHPFEIPYLTGKEDYPEGNPLPKGLMAKLSPFYPNKAINLENYAKELPSDGTIPLLRGWRWIHTPGHTRGHISLFREEDRVLIAGDAFVTVKQESLYHVIIQDQEVSGPPQYFTFQWEKAKDSVRNLENLKPTVAITGHGRPMRGTGLADGLLDLALNFDEKAVPEKQ, via the coding sequence ATGAGCGGCCATGAAGAAGGAGCCGCACCCGGAGTTTTTTGCAAGACGATACAAATTGTGAACGTTTGCCTCATTAATGACCAGTTTGTAAATGATACATGGTTCCTTGTTGATGCTGGTATGACAGGATCCTCTGAAACCATCATTGAATTTACTGAAAATCATCTTCCGGAGGGCGTGAAACCTAAAGGGATCATCCTGACACACGGACATTTCGATCATGTGGGAGCAATTATCGAGTTGGTAGAGCATTGGAATATTCCCGTTTATGCCCACCCTTTTGAAATCCCTTATTTAACCGGAAAAGAAGATTATCCTGAAGGAAATCCGCTTCCTAAAGGATTGATGGCCAAATTGTCTCCATTTTACCCCAACAAAGCAATCAATCTTGAAAATTATGCAAAAGAACTCCCTTCGGATGGAACGATTCCTCTTTTAAGAGGCTGGCGCTGGATTCACACGCCTGGTCATACGCGCGGACACATTTCCCTTTTCCGTGAGGAAGACCGCGTTTTGATTGCAGGCGATGCATTCGTTACGGTCAAACAGGAATCTCTTTATCACGTCATAATCCAAGATCAGGAAGTAAGCGGACCCCCTCAGTATTTTACTTTTCAATGGGAAAAAGCAAAGGACTCTGTACGCAATCTGGAAAACTTAAAGCCAACAGTTGCCATAACTGGTCATGGAAGACCAATGAGAGGAACAGGTCTTGCAGATGGACTTCTGGATCTTGCTCTGAATTTTGACGAAAAAGCAGTACCCGAAAAACAATAA
- a CDS encoding carbohydrate ABC transporter permease: MIKSKSERLSDVLIYGFLVLLAIACIYPFIYVFSASISSAQSVISGEVILFPKDITFISYAKVLQDPDIWTAYGNTIFYTVFGTAVNLLLTICGAYPLSKKRLRGKAFIAFFIAFTMWFQAGIIPTYLNFKELGLLDTRTSIIIGFAVSTFLVFILRSFFQSIPDSLEESAKVDGANDLQILMKIYLPLSKPALVTVGLFYAVARWNGYFWAMVLLNDESKIPLQVMLKKLIVEMTVSEQVLATADAMTEFSRETIIYATIFVSILPIIIIYPFLQKYFVKGTMLGGVKE; the protein is encoded by the coding sequence ATGATAAAGAGCAAAAGTGAACGATTGTCTGATGTGTTGATCTATGGATTTCTTGTTCTATTAGCCATCGCGTGCATCTATCCATTCATCTATGTATTTTCAGCTTCCATTAGTTCAGCTCAGTCCGTTATATCCGGAGAAGTTATTTTGTTTCCAAAGGATATCACGTTCATTTCATACGCTAAGGTGCTTCAGGATCCTGACATCTGGACCGCTTACGGGAACACCATATTCTACACGGTTTTTGGAACAGCGGTAAACTTGCTGCTAACGATATGCGGAGCCTATCCTTTATCGAAAAAACGGCTTCGCGGAAAAGCATTTATTGCCTTTTTCATCGCTTTTACGATGTGGTTTCAGGCGGGGATTATTCCTACCTATTTGAATTTTAAAGAGCTGGGCCTGCTCGATACGAGAACCAGCATCATTATTGGATTTGCGGTTTCTACTTTCCTGGTCTTTATTTTAAGAAGCTTCTTCCAATCAATTCCTGATTCATTAGAGGAATCGGCTAAGGTAGACGGGGCAAATGACCTCCAGATTCTGATGAAAATCTACTTGCCATTATCTAAGCCCGCGCTCGTAACAGTTGGCCTGTTTTACGCAGTTGCCCGCTGGAACGGTTATTTTTGGGCGATGGTCCTCCTAAATGATGAAAGCAAAATTCCGCTCCAAGTCATGCTTAAGAAACTGATTGTGGAAATGACGGTCAGTGAGCAGGTTTTAGCAACAGCAGATGCGATGACTGAATTTTCAAGAGAGACGATTATCTATGCGACTATTTTTGTCTCCATCCTGCCAATCATCATCATCTACCCATTCCTGCAAAAATATTTCGTAAAAGGAACCATGCTAGGCGGAGTCAAAGAATAA